The DNA window ACCTGAGCCTGTGCAGGCCCGCCACGCAAGGCCTGTTCAAAACCCGGCTGACCAAACAGCACAATACTGATAGCCGGTGGCGCCAGCAGAGCAAAATGCGCAATATCGTTCAGGGTTTCGGTATCCAGCTGCTCAGCCTGATCAATTATCAGCAGCAGGTGGCCGCCCTGTTCAGAGCGCTGCAGCGCTTCACGACTGATCAGCTCACGGGCGGCCGGCAGCTCCTGCGGCAACTGAATTTGCCAGTGGGCAGCTATCTGCTGCAGCAAGGCCGGCATCCCCAGCATGTTATTGGCGGTCAGCAATAAAGCATCATCAGCAGCATGACGGCGCTCGGCCAGCGTTTCCGCCAGCAGGGTTTTACCGCTGCCATCCGGCCCGCTGACCACCACCAGCATATCGCTGTATGCAGCCAGGTGAGCCACCAACTCCAGAGTTTCTTCCTGTACCGGCAACAGCGCTGGCAATTCACGGCCCTGCGGATAACCCTGCGGACCCAAACCGGGTTCAGTGCTGAAATCTGTCATAACGCTTTCTCCTGAGCCTGATGTGTTTCAGGGACAACCGAGCCTGTTACCTGCCTGCAGTGTCTGCAGCAACAGCTCGCGCGGAACCTCTGAGGTAATGCAGGCTTCACCAATGCGCTGCAGCAAAACCAGCCGGATGCGTCCATCCAGCACTTTTTTATCGACCACCATGCGGCTTAAATAATCATCCACCGTCATATCCGCCGGGCCGGTTACCGGCAGGCCGGCCTGTTGCAGCAACGCCCGCAACGCCTCCAGTTCCGGCGCACTGATATTGCCCATGCGCCAGCTCAGATCAGCCGCCTGCAGCATCCCCGCGCCCACGGCCTCACCGTGCAGCCACTGGCCATAGCCCTGGTGGGATTCAATCGCATGACCAAAGGTGTGGCCCAGATTAAGGGTGGCGCGGATGCCGGATTCGGTTTCGTCCTGCGCCACCACTTCGGCTTTATTCTGACAGGAGCGTTCAATGGCATAGGCCAGTGCCCGCGGGTCGCGTGCCATCAACGCCGCCATATTGTCCTGCAGCCAGCGGTAAAAGGGTTCATCGCAGATCAGGCCATATTTGATCACTTCGGCGATACCGGCCGACAGTTCACGCTCCGGCAAGGTATTCAGGGTTTCGGTGTCCGCCAGTACGCACTGCGGCTGATGAAAGGCACCGATCATGTTTTTACCGAGGCGGTGATTGACCCCGGTTTTACCGCCCACAGAGGAATCCACCTGCGATAACAGGGTGGTCGGCACCTGAATAAAGTTCACGCCGCGCTGATAAGACGCCGCCGCGTAGCCGCACATATCACCAATAACACCGCCACCCAGCGCCAGCAGCGTGGTGGTGCGGTTATGGCGCTTTTCCAGCAGGGCATCGTAAATAAGATTCAGGGTATCGAGGTTTTTGAAGGCTTCGCCATCGGGCAGGATCACTTCGTCGACCTGCAGCCCCGAGGTTTGTTGCAGGGCCGTTTTTACCCGCTGCAAATATAAAGGGGCAACGGTTTCGTTGGTGACAATCAGGACCTGACGGCCCTTGATGTGCGGGGTATAAAGCTCGGCACGATCCAGCAGGCCGGTACCGATATAAATCGGATAGCTGCGATCGCCCAGATCAACCGTAAGGGTATGCATGGATATCAGCCTTTAATAAGCCGTTTTAATTCGTGGACCACCCAACGCGGATTGCGCTGGTCGGTTTCAATAATAATGTCTGCCACTTCCCGGTACAGCGGGTCGCGCTTGCTGAACAGCTCGCGCAGCACCGCTTCCGGGTTGGCGGTTTGCAGTAACGGACGGTTTTTATCTTTGGCCGTACGGGCCAGCTGTTGTTCTACCGAGGTACACAGGTAGACCACGGTACCGCGGGCACTGAGATGACGACGATTGGCTTCGCGCATGATTACGCCGCCACCGGTGGCCAGCACAATACCGCCCATGCCGGTCAGCTCATCAATCACCTGCTCTTCACGCTCGCGAAAGCCAGCCTCCCCTTCCATATCAAAAATCCAGGGAATATTGGCGCCACAGCGCTCTTCGATCACCTTATCGGAATCGTAGAAGTCGAGTTTCAGTTCGGCAGAAAGCAGGCGGCCAATGGTGCTTTTACCAGCGCCCATTGGCCCAACCAGAAAGACAGAAGGTGCTCGCATCATAAATCAGCGGTTCGTGAGCGAGTCCTTCACCAGTCGTGGAGTGATAAACACCAGCAGTTCGCTCTTGTCATCAGCACGGTTGGTGTAACGGAACAATGCACCGATCAGTGGCAGATCACCGAAGAACGGCGTCTTGCTGATGGAAACAATTTCTTCCGAACGGAAAATACCACCCAGCACCACGGTTTCGCCATTATCGACCAGTACCTGCGTCTGTACCGAGTTGGTATTGATGCTGGGGCCGGCAGCGGTCAGCTCACCGACGGAATCCTGGTTGATGACCAGATCCATGATGATGCGGTCATCCGGGGTGATTTGCGGGGTTACTTCCAGCTTCAGCACGGCCGATTTGAACGACACGCTGGTGGCACCGCTGGAACTGGCTTCCTGATACGGAATTTCCGTACCCGATTCAATGGAAGCGGTCTGGCCATCGGCGGTAATCACCCGCGGCTGCGACACAATTTCAGCACGGCCGTCGGTTTCAATGGCGGCTAATTCCAGATCCAGCAGGTAATCAGCGGTCTGATAACCAATGGCGAAAGTCGACGCAGAGGCATTGGTTACGCCGAAATCAACCATATTGGCCGCACCAATATCAATGGCGGAAGAACCAGCAGCACTTCCTGATGCACGATCGAACAGAATCTGATTGCCTTCGGTCAGCGTCTGCTGGCTGCCGCCGATAGTGGTCCAGTTGCTGCCGTTGTTTTTATAACCAGCACCGCCCCATTTAACGCCCATCTCTTCACCCACACTGGTGCTGGCGACCACGATACGGGCTTCGATCAGTACCTGGCGCACCGGTACGTCCAGCATCATCAGTGCTTCGCGGACTTTCTCCAGGTTTTTGGCGGTGTCTTTCATCAGCAGCGTGTTGGTACGCTCATCAACGACCGCGGAGCCGCGCTCAGACAACAGGCCTTTTTCTGAGGTCAGCAGGTTCACCAGCACACTGGCTTTGGCGTATTTCAACTGCATGTATTCAGTGACCAGCGGAGCCAGTTCGTCGACCTGACGCACAGCTTCCAGCTCGATTTTTTCCCGCGCGGCAATTTCTTCCGCCGGTGCAATCAGCAGAACCGAGCCCATCTGGCGCTTGCCCAGACCTTTGGTTTTCAGCACCAGATCCAGCGCCTGATCCCAGGGTACATTCTGCAGACGCAGGGTAATGCTGCCCTGCACGGTATCGGACGCCACCAGGTTCATGCCGGTGAAATCAGCAATCAGCTGCAGTACGGCGCGCACTTCGATGTTCTGGAAGTTCAGCGACAGCTTTTCGCCGGTGAACGGGAACATCTGCTTTTTGCGGTCTTCTTTTTGTTCCGGCGGCAACACAGAGACGTTGATCGACAGCAGACGATCGGTCTGGTAGGCCAGATATTCAAATTCATCACCATTCGGCTCAATCACAATGCGGGTACCACGACCTTCAGCGCGGGCATCGACAAAGCGGACCGGGGTGGAAAAATCGGTGACATCCAGACGACGGCTGAGGTTATCCGGCAGGCGGACGTTATCCAGCTCGGCAATAATCTTGGTGCCTTCACGACGGATATTGGCAGCGGCACGATCATCGCTGAGCATAATCTGCACCTGGCCTTCACCTTGCTGACCACGGCGGAAATCGACATTCACGACACGCATATCACGGGCTGAAGATGCGGCAGCAACCGGGGTCTGAGCGCTGCCGGCCGGGGCAGCAGGTTGGGCGGCAAACACTTTATCGCTTTCGGTCTGGCCAATACGCAGCAGCACAGCATTACCTTCAACGCGGGTGGTGTAACCCACCGCCCGGGTCAGATTAAACACAATGCGGGAACGATCTTTGGTTGCCACCACCACCGCGCTGCGGGCATTGCCGGAGCCGATTTCATGGCGACGGGTTTTCAGACCATTGTCAGTAGCAGGTAAGTCGATAGCGATCCGGGCCGGCTGTTCAATGGTGTAGCCACTGATGGCGGGCGGTGTGCCGTCAAAATCGAGTCGCACCTCCGTGACATCACCGGGCAACGCCGAGAAGGTCATATCCGTCAGGGTCAGAGCCGAGGCATTAGCCGCCAGCATCGTCAGCAGCAGGACCGGCACTGACTTAATTGCCACACGTACGCGCTTAACCATGTTCATATAATTATTCTCCACCCAGTCCATCCAGAGCCAGTGTACGCGGGCGCTCAATCCAGCCCCCCAGTCCGTTCGGCACAATTTCGATTAAATTAATTCTTTGCTCGTTAACCGCCACGATCCGGCCATGGTTCTGGCCCATGTAGTACCCTTCCCGTACGCGTACCACACTGCCGTTGCCATCTTTGATCAATACCCACAGCACACCATCGACACCTTTCAGGGTGCCCACCATGCTGAGTGAACCAAACGGGAACTGTTCAAGGTGTTCGCGCGGACGGTCTGTATCCGGACTGACATTATCCGTTGTGGATACCACCATTTCCGCATCGTCCAGCACCGGTAATTCAAAGGGTGAACGCATGCCGGCGGCACTATAACTGAAAAATTCGTAGGGCTTAAAGACCGGTATCGGCTCAATACGGCCACGGGGACGATTCTGGGTATCTTCCATAAACTTGCGCAGGTCAGCCGTGTCGGAGTTTCCGCCACAACCCACTAAAGCGAGTGCCAAAACAGGCAACAGCAGCAGTCGGATCATTTCTTCTTACCTCCGCGGGCTGGTGCCGGTTCATCACCACTGTACTGGTAAGTTTTGGCAAGAATCTTCATTTTCAGACCACCTTCTTTACCCACACCGTCGATGGCGAAATCATGCAGGGTAACGATACGTGGCAATGAGGCCACTGAAGAGACGAACGCGCCCATTTCGTGATAGCCGCCCACCACTTCGATATTAATCGGCAGCTCCATATAGAACTCGGTACGGGTCATTTTTTGCGGGTCAATGGTATTCAGCTGCAACCCAGCGCTGAGAGCAGCGGCGCTGATGTCATCAATCAGACCCGGTACTTCGGTATCGCGCGGCAACTGCTTCAGCAGCGAACCAAAGCCTTCTTCCATTTCCGCCAGCTGGGCTTTGTAAGCATCCAGATTCGCGACCCGGAAGGCCTTATTTTCATAATCTTTTTTCAGCGTTATTTCGCGCTGCTCAGCACTGGTCAGGGTGCTCATCTGATCAGCAATTAACGCAAAATAACCACCAGCTAATACCGCGACAAAAATCAGTACGCAAAAAATAATTTTGCCTGGCAAGGGCCATGAGCCCATATTTTCCCAGTCAATATTATTCAGGTCATCCAGCTGAAGCTCATTCAGCCTGGCCATCATGGCCTTCACATCGGGCTTATTCTGTTCGGCCATTTCTTATTCCTCTGCCGCCTTTGGCTGAACGCGTTTCATGGTAATTTCAAACTCGTTCACAGCTTCGCCTTTCGCCTGTACGCGGATCAGTGACGGCTCTGCAAACCAGTCCGACTGATCAAAATTACGCATCAGCGCCGCGACCCGGTTGTTGGACTTAGACACACCCTTGATATTGACATCAGTGCCCTTGACGGTAACGGCACTGAAATACAGATCTTCCGGCACGGCCCGTACCATTTCATCAAACACGCGCACAATAATGGGGCGGTTGCCCTGCAGCGCCTGAATCAGCTCCATACGCTCAATCAACTGCTGACGGGTTTCCCGCAGCGCACTGATTTCGGCAATTTTGGCATCCAGCACTTTGGTTTCGGTGGTAATAAAATTATTGCGGCGGTTCTGGTTATCAATGGCATCGCTGTAATAGCCGTTCACTGAGAACACAATAAAACCAGCCGCCAGCACGACCAGGCCAATAACACCATAAAATTCCTGCTGGCGTTTCTGGCGGCGCTCGGCGCGCCACGGCAGAAGGTTAATATTTGCCATTATCAAAACTCCTCATAGCCAGACCACAGGCAATCATCAGTGATGGTGCGTCACTGTTGAGCAGATTCGGGTTTACCTTCTGCGATAACGTCATATTGACGAAAGGATTGGCCACAATGGTAGCAATACCCATGGCATCCTGAACCTGATCGGCCAGATGGGGAATGGAAGCGGTACCGCCCGCCAGAATGATGTAATCCACATCATTGAACTGACTGGAGGAATAAAAGAACTGCAGCGAGCGACTGACCTGCTGCACCACCGCACGACGGAAAGGCTCCAGCACTTCCGTTTCATAATCGTCCGGCAAGCCCCCTTCGAGCTTGGCGCGGCTGGCCTCCTCTTCGCTGAGACCATAGCGGCGCATAATATCTTCGGTCAGCTGACGACCGCCGAATAACTGCTCGCGGGTATAAATAGATTTGCCTTCATGCAGAATGCTGAGAGTGGTCATGGTCGCGCCGACATCAATAATGGCGACGGTATCGATATCGTCGCCATCCATCTGGCCTTGCAGCAAAGAAAAGGCGCGTTCCGTACAGAACGCTTCGACATCAACAACACCGGCTTCAAGATTGGCGTATTCGACCGCATCTTTACGCCGCTCAACCGTCTCAGAACGGCAGGCCGCCAGCAGCACATCTACCATATCGTTACCACCGGCAGACGGCCCCTGTACTTCCCAGTCCAGCGCCACTTCTTCCAGCGGATAAGGAATATACTGATCCGCTTCAGCGCGGATCTGGAAATCCATCTCGTCATCGCTGAGCTTGCCATTCATCTGCACCGTTTTGGTAATAACGGCAGAGCCGGCAACCGCAATGGCAGCACGACGGGCACCGGCACGGGAACGGGTCAAGGCACGCTTGATCGCTTCACCAACGGCTTCGTCATTATTAATGCTTTGTTCAACAATGGCATTAGGCGGCAGAGATTCGCACGCATAGGCTTCAACCTGATATCTTCCATTATTGTGACTCAGTTCAAGAATCTTAACCGATGTCGAACTGATATCGACCCCCAGCAAGGCCTTGCTCTTCTTCTTAAACAGGTTGGCCAGCACGACAAATCCCCTTGAAAATCGCGAACTTGCGCACGCAAGCTCACTCAGTTCCTATATAGTCGAAGTCATTATAAGCACATTCCTATTAAAAGAACAAAAAAGCCTTATAATGCCGCAACCCGCATATTCACTGGCTTTCTGAGGCATCTGGCAATCTTTTTTATGACTGTTCTTAAACCCCTTCTGCGCTTTTTGGCCTGGTTTATCCTGTCTGCTGTTTCCGCAGTGGGTATTGCCGCCTGCGGCATCTATATTTATCTCGCCCCCGAGCTTCCCGACCCGGATGAATTACGTCGTATTGAATTACAAACCCCGCTGCGGGTTTACAGCGCCGACGGTAAGCTGATCAGCGAATTTGGCGAAAAACGCCGTAACCCACTCAGCTATGCGGAAATCCCGCCCAGCTTTATCAATGCGCTGCTGGCCTCAGAAGATGACGGCTTCTTTGAACATATTGGTATTGATTTCAAAGGCCTGGCCCGCGCGGCCATCGAGCTGATCCGGACCGGCGAGAAACGCTCCGGCGGCAGCACCATTACCATGCAGGTCGCCAAGAACTATTACCTCAGCTCAGAAAAAACCTTCACCCGTAAATTCACAGAAATCATGCTGGCGCTGGAGATTGAACAATATCTCAGCAAGCAGGAAATTCTGGAGCTGTATATTAATAAGATCTATCTGGGTAAACGCGCTTATGGCATCGAAGCTGCCGCTCAGGTGTATTACGGCAAAAGCATCCATGAACTGAATCTGGCCCAGATTGCCATGATTGCCGGCCTGCCGCAGGCGCCCTCAGCCGCTAACCCGATCAACAACCCACGTCGCGCCATTGATCGCCGCAACTACGTACTGGCCCGTATGCTGACCCTGAACATGATCAGCCAGGAAGAGTTCGACCAGGCGGCCCGGGCGCCGGTTACCGCCCGCTACCACGGCCCAACCTCGGAAATCATCGCCCCCTATGTTGCGGAAATGGTACGTCGTGAAATGGTGGCCCAGTACGGTGACGCGGCCTACACCGCCGGTTTCCGCGTCTATACCACCGTCGACTCCACCAGCCAGACGGCTGCCAACCGCGCGTTGCAAAGTGGCCTGCTGAAATACGACCGCGATCATGGATGGCGCACCCCAAAGCCCATGGCAACGTTACAGACACTGGCGGTTACCGACACACCGGAACTTGCAGAATGGCTGAAAAAAGCCGATGCACGCTATGACATCGACTGGCCGGCCACCCTCGAAGAATGGAACAGCCGCTTACTGGCCCGTGATGACATGGGGTTAATTGCACCGGCCATTGTTACCCGGGTAATGCCCGAAGGTGCCTGGGTGCTGCAACAAAATGGCGAGCGTTGGCTGCCATTCAGCGCCATGCTGTGGGCCAAGCCCTATATCAACGTCAACGTCATTGGTGCTGAACCCGCCAGTCCGGCCGATGTATTACAGCCGGGCATGGAAATCTGGATTGAAGAAACCAGCGCCGGCCCGCTGCTGGCACAATTGCCAGAGGCCGAAGGTTCACTGGTGTCATTGCGCCCGGCCGATGGCGCCATTCAGGCACTGGTGGGTGGCTTTTCCCCCACCAGCAATCAGTTTAACCGTGCCATTCAGGCTGACCGCCAGCCCGGCTCCGCCTTCAAGCCCTTTATTTACAGCGCCGCACTGGCGCACGGCTTTACTCCGGCCAGCATCATTAATGATGCCCCGGTAGTCTTTGAAGACGCTGGCCTGGAAGCCACCTGGCGGCCGGAAAACAACAGCGGCAAATTCTATGGCCCCACCCGCCTGCGTGAAGCGCTGTACCGCTCGCAGAACCTGGTATCCATCCGCATTCTGAACCAGGTCGGCCCCCACCGGGCCATCCGCTATATCGAACCCTTTGGTTTCCCGCGCCATAAGCTGAATGCCGACCTGTCACTCTCCCTGGGCGCCTCGGCCGTTACCTCCATGGAGCTGGCCACCGGCTATGCCGTGCTGGCGAACGGTGGTTTCGCTGTTACCCCTTATCTGATTGACCGTATCGAAGACGACAACGGCCAGCTGCTGTACCAGGCCAGGCCCGCCGTGGCTTGCCGCAACTGCCCCGAACCGGTAACAGACCCGAAAACCGGCGAACCAGATGCCAATGCAGCCATCCACGCGCCCAGAGTGATGGATGAACGCGTTCACTATCTGATGATCAGCATGCTGAAAGATGTGGTGACCCGCGGCACCGGGCAGCGGGCGCTGGTGCTGAACCGCGACGACCTGGCCGGCAAAACCGGCACCACCAACGACCAGAAAGATGCCTGGTTCGCCGGCTTCAGCCCGGATCTGGTCGCCACGGTCTGGGTGGGTTTCGATCAGCCGGTCACTCTGGGACGCTGGGCCTTCGGCAGCAATACTGCTCTGCCTATCTGGGTCGATTATATGGGGACGGCGCTTGCCGATAAGCCACCCCGCCCCTACGAGCAACCGGATGGTATTGTCAGCGTCCGCATTGACCCGGTGACCGGATTACTGGCAGCACCGGGTCAACCGGATGCAATTTTTGAGTACTTCCGCGAAGAGGATGTGCCGAAAGAACTGGCACGTCCGGCCCGCCAGCCGGATAACGAAGGACAACCGGCCGCACCCGAAATGATTCCGGAGCAGTTGTTTTAGAACGCCTGCCGTTCAGGGTTGGGCGTTAAGGGTTCTGCGTGCTCCGCGTAAAATTGCAAGGCACGCTGGACGCTGGACGCTGGACGATTTTTGGCGTCTCCCGTCAAGCGCAGCGAGCGTTTTTTTGCTTCAAGCCTCAAGCCTCAAGCCTCAAGCTTCAGACTCCAGGCGCAGCGAGCGTCCGGCCTGCTTACATATCCACCAGCTTGCCCGGGTTCATCACATTGTTCGGATCGAACACCGCTTTCACCGCTTTCATATAGGCAATTTCTGCCTCAGAACGGGTGTACGGCAGGTAGGCTTTTTTGGTCATCCCCACACCATGCTCGGCGGAAATAGAACCGTCATATTTCTGCACGATTTCCATCACCCACTTGCTCACCTTATTGCAGCGTGGGAAGAATTCTTCCTTCGGCAGCGCATCCGGCTTAAGAATGTTCAGGTGCAGGTTGCCATCACCGATATGACCAAACCAGATGATCTCGAAATCCGGATATTCACGGGTGACGACTTCGTCAATTTCGCGCAGGAACGGCGGCACTTTGGAAACCACCACAGAGATGTCGTTTTTATACGGCGTCCACTGCGCGATGGTTTCAGAAATGTCTTCACGCAGACGCCACAGATTGGCCGCCTGAGTTTCGCTCTGGCTGATTACACCATCCACTACCCAGCCATTTTCCACGCACTGCTCGAACAGACTCATGGACAGATCCATATCAGCATCGGTAATGGCTTCAAATTCGATCAGGGCATAGAAGTCGGCGTTGCTTTCGAACGGCGCCGGCACATCGCCACGGGCCAGTACCTTGCTCATGGCTTTGTCAGAGAAGAATTCAAACGCGGTCAGATCCATGCTGGACTGGAATTGGTTCAGCACTTTCATTACGTCATCCAGTTCCGGAATCGCCAGCACCAGCACGGTGAGGTTTTTCGGCGGACGGGTTAAGCGCATGGTGGCTTCGGTAACAAAACCCAGGGTTCCTTCGCCGCCGATAAACAACTGACGCAGGTCGTAGCCGGTGTTGTTTTTCAGCAGGTCTTTGTTCAATTGCAGAATATCGCCCTTGCCGGTCACCACGGTTAAGCCCGCCACCCAATCACGGGTCATGCCCCAGCGGATCACTTTAATGCCACCGGCGTTGGTGCCGATGTTGCCGCCGATCTGACTGGAACCTGCAGACGCGAAATCCACCGGGTAGAACAACCCCTGCTCTTCAGCGTAGGTCTGCAGTTGTTCGGTAATCACACCAGCGCCGCACTTAACGGTACGATCAACGGCGTTAAATTCCGCAATCTGATTCATGTAATCAAAGGCGACCACCACTTCACCGTTGGCGGCCACGGCACCGGCACTCAGGCCGGTACGACCACCGGACGGCACCAGCTGCAGGCCGCACTCATTAGCCAGCAGCACAATGTCACGCACCTGTTCGGTGGTTTTCGGGAACACAATGGCGCTCGGCTTCGGCTCGTACACCTTGGTCCAGTCTTTGCCGAAGGTTTGCAGGGAATCCGCATCGGTACGGACTTTGTCGCTACCGACAATGGCAGACAGGCGTTCGATCAGGGCGTCTTGGGTCAGGGCAGTCATGGGAATCCCGCTCAGAATGAATGCTTTTCACCTCAAACTGAATAATCTTCGCGATGAAAACGGGGTTTGAGGCTCACGTTAACAGGCCGGCTATGCTAGCATACGCGCCTTATTTTTCGGAGAGCTTTATCTCCGACGGAGCCGCCCCGGCGACTGCCGCACAGGTTTTATCATCTGCTCACAGGTACTACCATGGCAAAGACCTCCCTCGACAAAAGCAAGATCAAGTTCCTTCTGCTGGAAGGCGTACACCAGTCGGCGCTCGACACACTGCACGCGGCCGGCTACACCAACATTGAGTATCTGAAAACATCCCTGCCGGATGACGAGCTGAAAGCCCGTATCAAAGATGCGCACTTCATTGGTATCCGCTCCCGCACCCAACTGACCGAAGATATCTTTGCCGCCGCCGAAAAACTGATCGCCGTGGGTTGTTTCTGCATTGGTACCAACCAGGTTGATCTGAAAGCGGCCACCAAGCGTGGTATCGCGGTATTCAACGCGCCGTATTCCAACACCCGCTCAGTGGCGGAGTTGTCCATTGCTGAAATCATTATGCTGATGCGCGGTGTACCGGAGCGTAACGCTCAGTGCCACCGTGGTGGCTGGAACAAATCGGCTGATAATTCTTACGAAATCCGCGGCAAAAAACTGGGCATCGTCGGTTACGGTTCCATCGG is part of the Venatoribacter cucullus genome and encodes:
- the aroB gene encoding 3-dehydroquinate synthase; amino-acid sequence: MHTLTVDLGDRSYPIYIGTGLLDRAELYTPHIKGRQVLIVTNETVAPLYLQRVKTALQQTSGLQVDEVILPDGEAFKNLDTLNLIYDALLEKRHNRTTTLLALGGGVIGDMCGYAAASYQRGVNFIQVPTTLLSQVDSSVGGKTGVNHRLGKNMIGAFHQPQCVLADTETLNTLPERELSAGIAEVIKYGLICDEPFYRWLQDNMAALMARDPRALAYAIERSCQNKAEVVAQDETESGIRATLNLGHTFGHAIESHQGYGQWLHGEAVGAGMLQAADLSWRMGNISAPELEALRALLQQAGLPVTGPADMTVDDYLSRMVVDKKVLDGRIRLVLLQRIGEACITSEVPRELLLQTLQAGNRLGCP
- the aroK gene encoding shikimate kinase AroK, which codes for MMRAPSVFLVGPMGAGKSTIGRLLSAELKLDFYDSDKVIEERCGANIPWIFDMEGEAGFREREEQVIDELTGMGGIVLATGGGVIMREANRRHLSARGTVVYLCTSVEQQLARTAKDKNRPLLQTANPEAVLRELFSKRDPLYREVADIIIETDQRNPRWVVHELKRLIKG
- the pilQ gene encoding type IV pilus secretin PilQ family protein, with amino-acid sequence MNMVKRVRVAIKSVPVLLLTMLAANASALTLTDMTFSALPGDVTEVRLDFDGTPPAISGYTIEQPARIAIDLPATDNGLKTRRHEIGSGNARSAVVVATKDRSRIVFNLTRAVGYTTRVEGNAVLLRIGQTESDKVFAAQPAAPAGSAQTPVAAASSARDMRVVNVDFRRGQQGEGQVQIMLSDDRAAANIRREGTKIIAELDNVRLPDNLSRRLDVTDFSTPVRFVDARAEGRGTRIVIEPNGDEFEYLAYQTDRLLSINVSVLPPEQKEDRKKQMFPFTGEKLSLNFQNIEVRAVLQLIADFTGMNLVASDTVQGSITLRLQNVPWDQALDLVLKTKGLGKRQMGSVLLIAPAEEIAAREKIELEAVRQVDELAPLVTEYMQLKYAKASVLVNLLTSEKGLLSERGSAVVDERTNTLLMKDTAKNLEKVREALMMLDVPVRQVLIEARIVVASTSVGEEMGVKWGGAGYKNNGSNWTTIGGSQQTLTEGNQILFDRASGSAAGSSAIDIGAANMVDFGVTNASASTFAIGYQTADYLLDLELAAIETDGRAEIVSQPRVITADGQTASIESGTEIPYQEASSSGATSVSFKSAVLKLEVTPQITPDDRIIMDLVINQDSVGELTAAGPSINTNSVQTQVLVDNGETVVLGGIFRSEEIVSISKTPFFGDLPLIGALFRYTNRADDKSELLVFITPRLVKDSLTNR
- a CDS encoding pilus assembly protein PilP — protein: MIRLLLLPVLALALVGCGGNSDTADLRKFMEDTQNRPRGRIEPIPVFKPYEFFSYSAAGMRSPFELPVLDDAEMVVSTTDNVSPDTDRPREHLEQFPFGSLSMVGTLKGVDGVLWVLIKDGNGSVVRVREGYYMGQNHGRIVAVNEQRINLIEIVPNGLGGWIERPRTLALDGLGGE
- a CDS encoding type 4a pilus biogenesis protein PilO; translation: MAEQNKPDVKAMMARLNELQLDDLNNIDWENMGSWPLPGKIIFCVLIFVAVLAGGYFALIADQMSTLTSAEQREITLKKDYENKAFRVANLDAYKAQLAEMEEGFGSLLKQLPRDTEVPGLIDDISAAALSAGLQLNTIDPQKMTRTEFYMELPINIEVVGGYHEMGAFVSSVASLPRIVTLHDFAIDGVGKEGGLKMKILAKTYQYSGDEPAPARGGKKK
- a CDS encoding PilN domain-containing protein, whose amino-acid sequence is MANINLLPWRAERRQKRQQEFYGVIGLVVLAAGFIVFSVNGYYSDAIDNQNRRNNFITTETKVLDAKIAEISALRETRQQLIERMELIQALQGNRPIIVRVFDEMVRAVPEDLYFSAVTVKGTDVNIKGVSKSNNRVAALMRNFDQSDWFAEPSLIRVQAKGEAVNEFEITMKRVQPKAAEE
- a CDS encoding pilus assembly protein PilM translates to MANLFKKKSKALLGVDISSTSVKILELSHNNGRYQVEAYACESLPPNAIVEQSINNDEAVGEAIKRALTRSRAGARRAAIAVAGSAVITKTVQMNGKLSDDEMDFQIRAEADQYIPYPLEEVALDWEVQGPSAGGNDMVDVLLAACRSETVERRKDAVEYANLEAGVVDVEAFCTERAFSLLQGQMDGDDIDTVAIIDVGATMTTLSILHEGKSIYTREQLFGGRQLTEDIMRRYGLSEEEASRAKLEGGLPDDYETEVLEPFRRAVVQQVSRSLQFFYSSSQFNDVDYIILAGGTASIPHLADQVQDAMGIATIVANPFVNMTLSQKVNPNLLNSDAPSLMIACGLAMRSFDNGKY
- a CDS encoding penicillin-binding protein 1A, which translates into the protein MTVLKPLLRFLAWFILSAVSAVGIAACGIYIYLAPELPDPDELRRIELQTPLRVYSADGKLISEFGEKRRNPLSYAEIPPSFINALLASEDDGFFEHIGIDFKGLARAAIELIRTGEKRSGGSTITMQVAKNYYLSSEKTFTRKFTEIMLALEIEQYLSKQEILELYINKIYLGKRAYGIEAAAQVYYGKSIHELNLAQIAMIAGLPQAPSAANPINNPRRAIDRRNYVLARMLTLNMISQEEFDQAARAPVTARYHGPTSEIIAPYVAEMVRREMVAQYGDAAYTAGFRVYTTVDSTSQTAANRALQSGLLKYDRDHGWRTPKPMATLQTLAVTDTPELAEWLKKADARYDIDWPATLEEWNSRLLARDDMGLIAPAIVTRVMPEGAWVLQQNGERWLPFSAMLWAKPYINVNVIGAEPASPADVLQPGMEIWIEETSAGPLLAQLPEAEGSLVSLRPADGAIQALVGGFSPTSNQFNRAIQADRQPGSAFKPFIYSAALAHGFTPASIINDAPVVFEDAGLEATWRPENNSGKFYGPTRLREALYRSQNLVSIRILNQVGPHRAIRYIEPFGFPRHKLNADLSLSLGASAVTSMELATGYAVLANGGFAVTPYLIDRIEDDNGQLLYQARPAVACRNCPEPVTDPKTGEPDANAAIHAPRVMDERVHYLMISMLKDVVTRGTGQRALVLNRDDLAGKTGTTNDQKDAWFAGFSPDLVATVWVGFDQPVTLGRWAFGSNTALPIWVDYMGTALADKPPRPYEQPDGIVSVRIDPVTGLLAAPGQPDAIFEYFREEDVPKELARPARQPDNEGQPAAPEMIPEQLF